The Cryptomeria japonica chromosome 6, Sugi_1.0, whole genome shotgun sequence genomic interval GATGCAAGGAAATGCATGTTTCGGGAGGTGCGAGCATGTCTCggatctccaatcaggcttagggattcgtttcaccaatgtgaagacccaaatgcgatcgaaaattacagggtcacaattttatgatgctacagtactttataaatataatttgaaattaaattaGCTTTAATGTGAAAATGCATTATTAAAAGTTAGTATTCAATGGATCTTTTATGCTTATTCACGATTTCAAGTTAAATTTTGAGGTAGATTGTAAATTCAATTCTAATATATGCTTACTAACGaatatttttttcaatatattTCTTGTAGTTATTAATACTAACAAAATGTATTATTTAGTGATTAAACTAATACCCATGGGTTGTAGATGCAAGTCATAGtccaaaatattatttaatttcctCATTTAGAGGAAAAGGATCATATCAATTATGTGTCACATACCTATATTCAATGTCCAAAAATTGGATGAAATGTTGGTTTCAATTCCATTAAGAGGCATGGTGTCCATATGCAAGAAGGAACACAAGCcacaaaataattaattttgactAATCTATGTTTGGTGTGGCATGTTTAATAAAGACATGATCATCCATCAAAGCACGTAGGATAGTAGAAACTCATCAAGAAAAAAGGATAGCACCAATAGACACACCACATGAAGGTATAGGACTTCACAACCTTCACCACCATTTCTTCAACCTCTACCATAATGAGAGCTTGTACCATAACGAGATCTTTTGAACAAGTTATTGATTCTCATCAAAGAGTAAagagatagaaaacaaagattcaTAAAGAGAACATGCAATGGAGGAGTTCCAAAGTAGAATGTGTGGGAGAGGTGAAGAGGAAGGAACCAATGCTAAATGTTTAAGTAAGGAAGGATGTAAAATATGGAAGCAAAGGATGAGGCATATAGAGAGGAGGATAAATTTGAGAGAATTGAagggagaaagaacatataaacattcaaaaacaattgagaagagaagaatgccccagttcacaacCTTTGATAGAATCCTCCCTTCCTATTATGAAATGGGAGCTTTTGAAAGGACATTGGCATTCCTCAAAGCATAAATGAGAATGGATTTTCATAAAAAAGGGTGTGTAGGTGGAGAAGGAGAGAAGTTGAAGGAGTTCATTGTAATTTCCCTTGTTGATATGTATGTAAAAAGCAGAAATCAAAGTATAAAGTGGCAATGGAAGAAACATCACAACAATAGAGGCATTAAGAGAAAGGACAACATATTTCAATGCATGATTGAGGAATATATTCATTTCTATCCCAAAATATAAGTACAAAAATCTTTAAAATAGTATTTGGTTTACAACATCTATTCTTTTGACTATCATGTAAGGATTTTTATGATGTATAAGGAAGATTATGGTAAGAATAATAAATGACAACTAAAGTAATATTTTTTACTTATGTCATTTGTCATGATCTTTAGGACTTGTCATTCACTAAGTTTTGTTGCTATTTGATTTTAATAGTGAGTGCTAAAATTTGCATTTGTATCAGGAGTGGGAAGTTGAATAATAGAAACATTTCCCACTAGTTGTAAAATATGTAGAATGCAGAAGTGCTTGTGATTATTTTTCTTATGGGAATGATTTACTAATGCTACTCGTTCTAGCAATGACCAACCAACTTGAAAGCAATTTTATTAGACCTATTAATTGGTAGGATATCTTTATGATTTTCCTTCACAtaataaattatgaaatattttCACTTGCACCTAGATGCACACAACTTATGAACTAAATTGTATTGCAATGGCAATAAACATAATACGTTCCTTCAATGTCATTTTATCCTCATTTCTTAATACAATAATAAGACATGTTATATAACTCTTGAATGGTATTTGGGTATTGGGGTAAAGGCTTTAtatgattaaaaaatatatattgatccCTTGAGTATATAATAACTTCAATATTGAATCTATTATGTGAATTTCAAATGAAAGTGCTTTCCTATAGGTTTTCTAAATTAGGAATGAGGTTGACCTCCCTATAACGTCCCAGATTCCCAAGTAAAATACATTTTTTCTATATTATTCAAAaacttaaaaaacataaaaaaaaattatgtgaaaTTATAATTTCAAATCCCTTATgagaaattatttttaaaagaaattaGAACACCCATAAAGCTAAGCAATTCTTACACCAAACAATGCACTCAAATTGATCAAACTTTCACATAAAAATCCAAAGACTTCTCCAATTGATAACTATGACTAAATACATGAAATATGATTCTACaaaaacaaaatcaaacaagaACAATAGAAAAAATGTCTTAAGATTAATCAAATAAAATTGCTACTCAAACTACAACACAAAAAATTATTCATTGAAATGCTTTGAAATAAAATTCCACCACATATTGGACTGATCTTAAACTCATTTCTACAAAATAAACCACCCTTATATATTATCTAACCTCactcaaaaaaaaaatacaaaaatattaaaaacaacaCCATACAATATTTCAACAACTATGCATCCCAACTATCACTAAAACCCTACAAGCAAACTACTAGAAACTACCAAAATACCCTAAAACCTTCAACTTTAATGCAATCCCTAAATGAAATTTCCCTCTATAAAAATAATTTTGTCATCCCCTTCCATCTAAAACTCATTGATTTTCATTCACAAGCTACAATCTCCAATAGACATACATTGAAGAAAACATAAGCGCAAAGCTCTATGAGAGAAGTATCAAAGATGCAATAGTTCCCCAAATGGACAACTTTTGATTTTTGTATGCAATAGACCTAAAATGGGCACCCAACTCCCATGCCTTTCTCTAGAATATTATACAAACTAGTTGTGAAGAATAGATTATGATAACTAGATCACAACTCTATCATAGTCATCAATTCATTTTATTAAAACTATGGGGTCAATGTTAAATTgataaaataataacaaaatattATTTCCATATTTCCATGTACCACTTGTGCTGGTAATCAATTTATATAATATGTAATTTTCAATAAATGTGAATTAAttctaaacaaaaataaatattcaatatttatattttttttagttgCTTCAATTAACCCATTAGAAAAAGGGATGAATTAATATCTGTCCTAAACTTACTATTTTGGAAAGGGGACATGATAGTTCTTCCCTCCCAAATATTTCCTATCCTCACAGTTTACATCAAATATGTTTATTATTTTGTAGTTTTTCACAAAGAAATCAACTATCACATGGGATAGTAGAATCTACAAGTGCATATAATAACTTTAATAAAACACCACTATATATAAAAATGGTTGATTGTAGGTACAATTCAAGTAGCAAAATGGTCTCTTTGTCTACTTTTATATTTTTAACAAGAATCTTTGAGAGTGAGGATATTAtttcaaaattgattaaaaaaatcctttactcattttcatgtttttagtaaattctacaaattcaattatattttttattaaaatgtttatttttttagtaaaaaattaatttacaaaataaaaaataataataatttaaacaaactatttatataaaaatattaaaataataataataataaataattttgatagtttatcactcttatttcaaaattgattaaaaaaatcctttactcattttcatgtttttagtaaattctacaaattcaattatatttttttattaaaatgtttattttttttagtaaaaaactaatttacaaaataaaaaataataataatttaaacaaactatttatataaaaatattaaaataataataataataaataattttgataGTTTAGAATTTTGTCTTGATAGTTTGAACTTCACCCTATAGAGGTTTTTAAATGTGAATTCTACAAGCTTTTTTAATGttgctttttttaattttatatattaaaaatgatATAATAATATTACTCATTTATATCATGGCTACCTTATACTTCTAaattaataagataagaaaattaaagaaGGGAAATATGACTTACATTTATCATTTACTTTTTAAGATATGTGTTCTTTtaatttgtttatgttgttttgcttaTCTTTTTATGATAGTATGTGTTTTTATTACAATTAGAAATaagtatttttattgtttttcaattttttttagttttactaAAATATACATGTAACATTTTTTAGTTATAATTATAATCACATTTAAGATTAAACTCCAACTAAATACAAAATTAGAAAAAACAAATAACATCTTTTTACTTTATTCTATTAGATGTAGgtttttcaaaacaaattaaaaatcataataaaataCATGTTGATGATGATCTAGTGTGATTTTTAAATTATCTCCTTACAATTTCTTTTTATATTACATTAAATCTGAAAATTGTAGGTCTGGAGAATGTGCACCAAAGAATCCACCTGCTCCAAATTTTGATTATGAACACATTTGTGGAAGGCCATTAGGACTGCGCTTTGATAAACATGGAACACTCTTCATTGCAGATGCCTACTTTGGTCTCCTTACTGTTGCTCCTCATGGTGGCCTTGCCCAACCTCTTGTAACCCAGGTGGAGGATACTAATTTAACTTTTACCAATGATTTGGACTTTGATACACAAGGTTTTATCTACTTTACTGATAGCAGTTCCAAACACCAAAGAAGGTAAGTTTTCTGTCAAGGATCATTGTAAACATATGATTTTCACAATCTATAATATTGTTATAATTTCTAATTGACATATATGTAATTTTTCACAATGGATCATTGCTGCTGAACTTGAAACTCTGAAATGGCAAACCTATGGTCCATTGATCTTACAGTGTGGAAATTTTCTGCTGATTTTATGTTATTCTGTGGTTTTTATAGGAATTTTCTGCTGATGTTCATAGAGGGTGATAACACTGGCAGACTGATTCGCTATGACCCAAAGACAGGGGCCACAACAGTTGTGCTCAGAGGCCTTCAATTTCCCAATGGAGTAGCTGTAAGCAAAGATGGCACATTCTTGCTTATATCTGAGACCATTACATGCAGGTATTCTATTGCCCAATTGATCCTGTTCTACTTCTAATACAATGTGTGAGGAATAAAGCATGGGTAATAATTCTGATAAAGATGCTAAAGATTTTGGCTTATGAAATTTTGAAATATTGAGACGAGGTTTTTTCTTATTTGTTATATATGTTCTGATTAATAAAAGTAGGGATTTTGAAAGGATCTTGATTTCCGTAAAGAAGGATGGATCAATTAGCATTACAGAACAACAAGGGACAATCGAAAGAAACAGCTAATGAACAGTAAAAATTACGAAATTTACGAACAACTAACTCAAAGTCAGGGTGGTTTAAAACCAAATTGCTCCAAAGATTTTTGTTTCATAGTACACGAGTTAACCATCTCTCTTGTCACAGTCGATAGGGGCTTTCCCTCTATTTTCAACCTTTTGAAcagccttgttgttgcaacaatcTTCAGCAACTTGATTCTTTTTTCTCCAAACAGGCTGCCATTTCTTGTGCCTGGGCAGCTAGCACTAGAGTGACCCACattacaacaacaatgacaaacaatAGAAGAGTCTTCAAAAACAATCGGCTGCACCCAAACTCCATACTTGAAGGAAAGAGTCATCTGAGAAGGGAGCTCCTTGTTTTTCTCCACAAGCACACAAAAAACGAACAAAGATCAAACACTTCTTAATTTTCTTATATATGTTTTCAATACAACTCAGTTACATAAAAAGATAATAGATTATGATTAAAAAAAAGGCAGTTGGTACAAAGACATACCTTCAGAATTTAAACTGAACATGATCCAAAATAAAGATGAGAAACAAAAGGGCCATGCCCACATGATACTAAATAGCTAAAGCAATCTCAGCAGAAAGACCCAAAAGagatttcttccttttctttttttttttttttttttttaatggtaagtGCTATCAGCTGTGGGGATAGTGCCCTATATTACTATAGAAATTGAGTACAAAAGTATAACACCAACAAAAACCCTTCTCCAAGGGAAGCCGGAGCTTAGGAACAATACATTCTATGTCTAAAAAGAGATTAATTCTACATGCCAACCTAGTCTTTCCTACCAACAAACACAACTTCTAAATCTAGCTTTGTCTGATAAAGCGAAGGATGACCAATACTGCCTCCCCAATGCTGAGGAGATTATCGGTAGATCCCTCGGAGAGCCACCAATCCTCCGATTCCAGCAGCATCCTGAAGCTATCGAGGTTGTCGTTCATCACTCCTGCTTTGAACTTGTGCCATGCCTCTCTTGCGAACCGAGCTATCCTTCTCTGGTCATCTCCGTGAGCCTCCTCTGCAGGATCCACATCACCCTCTTCGAGCTCTGATTCTGTCATGTCTGTCACACCCTCTTCTTTTGCCTCATCAACATCCTCTCCCGCCTCGCTCTCATTTACTGATCCTTCGGCaccttcttcttttgaatggctattCTCCAACGAGTCCTCTGAATCTGAAGCAAAAGAAGAACTCTCAACAGGCTCGAAATACAGCCTTAAGATACTCTCCCTAGTTCCTTCCCTAAGCTCGAAGATGGCGTCCGCTACAACATGTATGTTGACTGGGTTGACAAAACCCTGCATCAGGCCGACACCTTCCACCCGCGACTCTAGGATGTCTACAATGGGAGTAATTACTGCTCCATATACTAGCCCATCACACCAATGCCGCTCCAAGCTCAAAGAACAGTCCACCAAGGAGATGATTGCCCCGCAGATTTCTTCCTCCAGGATGAACAGATTGAGACATTGACGCTCCAAACTGTGCCCACAATTAACGTAGCTCAGTCCTACAAACAGCGGCATTTTCACAAAACTTGTGGCTGGTTCCCTTGTTTCCCTCCATTTAAAACCAATGGAACCTTCCGGATCTTATTGCCCAATCGAGCATGTGAACTCCACCTTCTGATCTTTAGCCTACAACTTCTGGATTTCTGCCAAGAAATTGGATATTTTGTACCCTTCACCGCCACTTTCTGAAAGTTGAGATCCATGAGGAGTCCTTAGAGCCAACGCTTTACGTTCTGGTCATATCACCTTGCCACCTATGCTTCAGCTCGTGTAAGGCTATCATGAACCAAATCTATCCAATCCCCGTACGCTGCCATTCTGGTCTCTCACTCAAAATAGTGTTCAGTACCACTGGATCAGCATCCTCATTACCGAAAATAATTGTACCATTATTCTTCTCAATTCCCATGTTGGCCAGGAGGTCTACCACTTTACTCCCTTCTCTATATGTGTGTTTGAATTCAAATGAGTTGATGGATTCTAGAGCTTTGTTGATATGAGGTATCCACTTGCCAAGTTTCCAATTCGGGAAGTTTGATTTGGTAACCCCATTGATTATAATTTGTGAGTCTCCTTCGAAACATATTTTGTCCAGCCCTCTTTGTACACATAAATCCAGTCCTACCGCCAATGCCCTGATTTCTGCTTCATTGTTTGTGGCTAGTCCTAAGTTCCCATATAGCCCTCCTAGTAATATCCCCGAGGAATTTCTGATGACCGCTCCAATTCCTACTGGTTCCAAAAGAGATTTCTTCTTATTTATCATATATAGGTTTTTTTTTATGCTTGACTGAATTATATAAATATGGAAATCTTCACCTTTCAATTGATGACAACATGTTGAGTAAGTATAATCTTGGACTTGTTTATCTTTAGCCATGCGTGACATATTTTATGGTTTACTATGACTCTTTTAAACTCTGTTAATATGGGtagaaattttgaagtttttgatagaggaaagttttaGGAGGCTGTGATTCTGCTGTTTCTCTGCTAACAGTTGCTCGTCTGCTGTTAATGTGACTATATCTGgatcagcccccttgttttggctgcttttaatatcaaaaacctGTTGAGTAAGTATTTATTTGTATCAGAAATCTCCTTTAACCAAGCTGCCATGCTAGGGAATCATTTgtcctatatttttcaattttcatgTTCAAAAATTTGATCAAGCTGTATACTAAACCACAATGCATTCCCCTATCTTTTTAATTGTTAGAAAAACTTCTTAACATTGCAATTGTTTGCAGATTGCTCAGATATTGGCTGAAGGGACCCAAAATGGGTACAGTGGAAGTGTTTGCTTCACTTCCTGGCTATCCTGACAATGTTCGCCTGAGTGAAAATGGAGACTTTTGGGTTGCTATTCATGGATTACCAAATCCATTTCTGAAAATACCAGTGAGTATAAGAAGATTAGTCCTAAGGCTTCCTCTTCCCCTAACTAAAATATTCAGCAAAATGTCTGCAAAGAGGGGAAGGGGCATGATTATAAGATATGGCATCGATGGACAAATGTTGGAAGTTCTAGAAGATAAAAAAGGTTTAGTTGTGAAATCAGTGAGTGAGGTTGAGGAAAAGGATGGCATCCTTTGGTTGGGCTCTGTTCTTCTcccacatattgttgtttataataACAGTCACCAGGTTTCTTGTGACATGTAATGAAGTTATTTATCTATTAGTCTCTGTTTTAGAAGGGTGATGCAAATTGTTTCAATTAAAACAAAAAGCAGAGCAAAAACAGAACAGCAAAACTATTCAATTCTATTCATCAATAGATGTACATATTTATacaaataaaaaattcaataagTTTTCTATAGATCTGTAAATTACATTGAACAATGAATTAAAACTATTGCTAATGAACTATTTTGATCGATAGTTAAGTGATGGTGTAATTAAGACTCTTAGACACGTTTATTTTGAACATATATTCCAACAGTTTCATGATTATTAATTTTTTACATACAGGTTATTTTGTTTCATGATTATTAAGTCTTTCCAGACCACCAGTTACCAAATAATCTGTCTGTAAAAGATTTAATAATCATGAAACAATTTACCAGCAAAAACTAGCAACCATTTATCATTTATTTACCATAAACCTGCTACTGATAAATTGTTTGGCGGTTATTAAATCTTTGCAGACAGATTATTTTGTTTCATGATTATTGAATCTTTATAAGCAAGTTAACAAATGATCTGTGTGTAAAAacttaatttgaaaatttgaaatttgaagttgAGGATGAGGAAACAGCGGGCACGAACGGCATTTCTGCATAACCAGTGAGCAACAACGAACTCACTAGTCAGATCTAATGGCTTTATCATGCCTGACGTACACAGAAATCCATAGTTTTCTGTGGAGTAGAGCCCACCCGTCCCACCTGTCTTGATAGAGTTGCAATATTTATCCATTAGCTAAAGATTCTGAATATATATATAGTCACAAGTTAAAAGGAGTGGATCCAGAGAAATCAGAGAAACCAGAGATTCCATAGGACCCATAGAAATCAGAGGTTTCAGAGTAACATCAGTTTTAAGAGGAGTGATTAGAAATGGAAATGGGCAGACTTTCCTTCGCATTCGACATGGCTAGGCTCCTCTTTCAATCGTAGCTCTAGCGGTCCTTGGCGAGCAAACGAGCAAAATCTTTTGAAAAACAAGAAGACTAAAGAACAAAACTACAACAGTTTGAAATGGCAAAATCATGGAAAACCTCGAAATGTTGGTTTTTCTCACCACCCATGATCCTTCCCTTCCCAGAATGATGCTTCTTCAAAGTATCCTAGCTTAGATTCTTGTGCAAGCAAAGTGGCAACAGGTCCAAATAGCATTCCTCTTCAAACTAGGAAGTCCAACTTTGCTCCATCTAAAGAGGCCCTTCCCTTCCAAAAACCGGCTCATTCTCAGCGCCTTCACTCCCACTTCAGCCCCCAAGAGTACCGCCAAGTTACAGGGATCATGGGGTTTTGGGTTTCATAAATCCCTTCCCTCCTTGGCAAGTCCCTCCTTTCGATCACAAGCTCCAAAAATGGAATAGGAAAGGCATGGGGAGTAATTTTTTTGTCCTTCCTTCAGATTCTCTAAACCCAACAATTGCCCGCCTTAAGGAGAATGCCCTTTTTACTCAATGGTGCGGCTGCCGAGGGGATAGCCAAGAAATTATGTCTTGGTGGACCTCATCTTTCCCAGGAATGATCTCAATCAGACCATtgcaaaatgattttttttctttttagagtGTGTGGATTCTACGCTGAAAGATGCCATCATCAATGGCAGCCCTCTTTTTTTTCAAGGTTTGACCTTCCATTTTCTAGACTGGAAACTAGACTTCGACCTGATGAATCACAGATTTCAGAAATCTCTAGTATGGCTTTCTCTAGTTGGTCTTCCATCTGAGTTTTGGTGTGTGGAGGCCCTTCTGAAGATAGGAGATGCTTTAGGATCTCTAGTGGGCATTGAGGAAGACTTCTTGAATGGACTCAAGGGGGATGTGGCTAACATCTATGTGGAGATAGATTTAAAACAAGGCTTTTATAACGAATTAGAGATAATCTCAGAGGTGGGTAGATGGAAGCAGAAAGTTCAGAGATTGGGAAATGAGACTCTTGGTAAATGCATTCTTCAAAATCAAATTATTCGTAATTGCTTTATGGCTACAGCTAGAGGTGCAATCTCTCCCCTTCAAGCAGTTGTTGTTCCAAAAAATAATGAAATGAATCCTCATAGGGAGATCAAGGAATTGGTGTCTTCAACAGAACCGCCTATTTTAGAAGTTGTTCTAATAAATGATGAAATGAACCTTCAGATGGAGAACAAGGGATTGGCATCTCCAACAGATGCACCTGTTCCTACAGCCTCATGCCATATTCAAACTCCAAGGCCCTCTCAGCTCTTAGATGATATGATTGCAAACCTGAAATCACAATCTCTTCCAGGTTCAGGTTCTCCCTCTTCTCCCCTCCATCCTCCATCCTTTCCCCCGCTCATCTTGTCCCTGATAGTTAAGATCCAATCCAACAAGACTGTTAGGAGTCTGTTTGGTCAAAAGAAAACCCCTTCTTTGATTAGGGGTGCCTTCAATATATTCTCTCAgaatcccaaaaaggtttcaaaaagaaagaacaaagtTAGGGGAAAGCAAGCAAGGAGTGCTCCATCTTTAATAGAATCAAGCAAAGGTGAACTTATGCCTCTAGCTAACATTTTATAGGAGGAGGATGTTATTTCTAAAGACATTAAAGCCGACATGGAGGTTGAAGATGATCTCTATCTCTCAGATGGAAAGGCGTCCCCAGTTAAAGTCCAATCCAATTCACTTCTTAGCCCTCTTCCTTCCCCCTTGGAGATCCCCTCAAAGGATATTTCTGACTCGGCATCCCCATTAAATGATCTTTTGTCATCAAAACATTGTTTCTATCTTT includes:
- the LOC131073029 gene encoding protein STRICTOSIDINE SYNTHASE-LIKE 10 isoform X2; this encodes MATRMKTWMIILLLSVTMAVIMKENIVDLLGMWGEELENFPYDQENRLQAAGVRFAGEFLGSESLAFDLEGRGPYTGVSDGRILRWEEPQKPWTYFAYTSPIRSGECAPKNPPAPNFDYEHICGRPLGLRFDKHGTLFIADAYFGLLTVAPHGGLAQPLVTQVEDTNLTFTNDLDFDTQGFIYFTDSSSKHQRRNFLLMFIEGDNTGRLIRYDPKTGATTVVLRGLQFPNGVAVSKDGTFLLISETITCRLLRYWLKGPKMGTVEVFASLPGYPDNVRLSENGDFWVAIHGLPNPFLKIPVSIRRLVLRLPLPLTKIFSKMSAKRGRGMIIRYGIDGQMLEVLEDKKGLVVKSVSEVEEKDGILWLGSVLLPHIVVYNNSHQVSCDM
- the LOC131073029 gene encoding protein STRICTOSIDINE SYNTHASE-LIKE 3 isoform X3; protein product: METRVKTWMIMLLLSVTMAVTMKENIVGLLGMLGEELENFPYDQENRLQTAEVRFAREFLGPESLAFDLEGRGPYTGVSDGRILRWEGPHKPWTYFAHTSPIRSGECAPKNPPAPNFDYEHICGRPLGLRFDKHGTLFIADAYFGLLTVAPHGGLAQPLVTQVEDTNLTFTNDLDFDTQGFIYFTDSSSKHQRRNFLLMFIEGDNTGRLIRYDPKTGATTVVLRGLQFPNGVAVSKDGTFLLISETITCSPLVLAAFNIKNLLNCSDIG
- the LOC131073029 gene encoding protein STRICTOSIDINE SYNTHASE-LIKE 10 isoform X1, with amino-acid sequence METRVKTWMIMLLLSVTMAVTMKENIVGLLGMLGEELENFPYDQENRLQTAEVRFAREFLGPESLAFDLEGRGPYTGVSDGRILRWEGPHKPWTYFAHTSPIRSGECAPKNPPAPNFDYEHICGRPLGLRFDKHGTLFIADAYFGLLTVAPHGGLAQPLVTQVEDTNLTFTNDLDFDTQGFIYFTDSSSKHQRRNFLLMFIEGDNTGRLIRYDPKTGATTVVLRGLQFPNGVAVSKDGTFLLISETITCRLLRYWLKGPKMGTVEVFASLPGYPDNVRLSENGDFWVAIHGLPNPFLKIPVSIRRLVLRLPLPLTKIFSKMSAKRGRGMIIRYGIDGQMLEVLEDKKGLVVKSVSEVEEKDGILWLGSVLLPHIVVYNNSHQVSCDM